A single genomic interval of Helianthus annuus cultivar XRQ/B chromosome 13, HanXRQr2.0-SUNRISE, whole genome shotgun sequence harbors:
- the LOC110901016 gene encoding uncharacterized protein LOC110901016, which yields MKGASKIVLAVAASGIASLLLPAGRTAHSRFKISLNLTDQSTCYIKKNTHLAQLLTETTLIIWDEAPMNDRRCFESLDRTLRYLLNRPHQPFGGQSILLGGDFRQTLPVIPKASKNVILSSSLPRSYLWRHFKVYKLTENMRLQSTNLDANHRATIATFSSWLLAVGDRKLGTPDVDDPQNTRNIEIPLDYVIPYSDNALQELIQFIYDDATLQNPTTEILHNKAIVCPKNETAQEINNMVLACSPRNSKTYLSTDTIIPNLGSHGDIEMLYPTEYLNLLNFSELPLSRP from the exons ATGAAAGGAGCAA GTAAAATTGTGTTAGCAGTGGCTGCATCTGGTATTGCGTCTTTGTTACTTCCTGCTGGAAGAACAGCTCATTCGCGATTTAAGATATCGCTCAATCTAACAGATCAGTCAACCTGTTACATAAAGAAAAACACTCATCTAGCTCAGCTGCTAACAGAAACAACACTCATAATATGGGACGAAGCACCTATGAATGATCGCAGATGCTTTGAGTCACTTGACAGAACACTTAGATACTTGCTGAATAGACCTCATCAACCTTTCGGAGGTCAATCCATATTACTTGGGGGTGACTTCCGACAAACTTTACCAGTAATACCAAAGGCTtcaaaaaatgtaattttatcaTCGTCTCTTCCAAGATCATATCTATGGAGACATTTTAAAGTGTACAAATTGACAGAAAACATGCGCTTGCAAAGTACGAATCTAGACGCAAATCACAGAGCCACGATTGCAACGTTCTCATCATGGTTGCTTGCTGTAGGTGACAGGAAATTGGGAACTCCAGACGTTGACGATCCCCAAAACACTAGAAACATCGAGATCCCGTTAGACTATGTCATACCTTATAGTGATAATGCACTTCAAGAGCTTATTCAGTTTATCTATGATGACGCCACTTTACAGAATCCGACAACTGAAATTCTTCACAACAAAGCAATTGTTTGTCCTAAAAATGAAACTGCACAAGAGATTAATAACATGGTTCTTGCATGCAGCCCTAGGAATAGCAAGACATATCTCAGCACTGACACAATAATACCCAACTTAGGAAGCCATGGTGATATTGAAATGCTTTACCCGACAGAGTATTTGAACTTGCTGAATTTTAGTGAACTGCCGctgtcacggccctag